AAAGACCTGCACTTCACAGGGGCGTTTCACGTGCGTTGGTTGTCGTTTTTTCTGGCGTTGGCCTTGGTCAGCTTCACCGTAGCCTCCGGCTTCGCCGCGGAGACGGTTGCGTTCGATCCGGCGAAGGACGACTTTCCGGAGGATTTACGCACGCGCCGCACCGGTCAGGATTGGCCCGCGTTTCTCGGTCCGCACGGCGATAGCAAATCGAGCGAGCGGGGTATTCTGGCCCCCTGGCCTGCCGAGGGACCACCGATCGTCTGGCAGCACCGGGTTGACACCGGCTACGGGATGCCGAACATCAGCCGCGGCCGATTATTTCAGTTCGAGCGCATCCGTGACCAGGCGGTGCTGATTTGCCTGCAGAGCGAGACCGGCGAGGAGCTGTGGAGGTTCGCGTATTCGACCGATTATCAGGACCTTTACGGCTACGACAACGGCCCGCGCTGCTCGCCGGTGGTCGACGGCGGTCGGGTGTACCTCCTCGGCGCGGAAGGAATGCTGCACTGCGTTCGGGCGATCGACGGCGCGCTTGTCTGGAAAATCAACACACAGACCCAATTCGGCGTGGTGCAGAATTTTTTCGGTGTGGGCAGCACGCCGGTGATCTTTGAGGACTTGCTACTCGTCCAAATTGGCGGCAGCGCGCTGGCGGATCAGGCCGCGGCGCCAGGCCGACTCGATCAAGTCGATGGGGCAGGCTCCGGCGTGGTCGCCTTCGACAAATACACTGGCGCGGTGCGCTATAAGCTTGCCGATGAACTGGCGAGTTATGCCGGCCCGACGTTGGCCAATATCAACGGACGCGATTGGTGTCTCGTTTTTGCGCGGGGCGGCTTGTTTGGCTTTGATCCGCGGGCTGGGAAACTCGATTTTCAATTCCCCTGGCGCGCAAAGATTCTGGAAAGCGTGAACGCCAGCAATCCGGTCGTCGTGGGCGACCAAGTGTTGATTTCCGAAACGTATGGCCCCGGCGCCGCGCTGTTAAAAGTGCGCCCCGGCGGTTACGACGTCGTCTGGAGCGACGAAGATCGGACCATTCGCAACAAGCGCTTGCAGACGCACTGGAACACGCCGATTCACGTCGACGGCTACGTCTATGCATCGAGCGGCCGACACAGCGAGAACGCGGAACTGCGCTGCTTGGAATTTGCCACCGGCAACGTGAAGTGGAGCGAACCGGGCCTCACGCGGTCGTCGCTCTTATACGTCGACGGGCATTTCATTTGCCTCGCCGAGCGCGGGATGTTGTCGCTGTTGAAGCCGAATCCCGAACGTTATGAAGAGATTTCGCGCGTGATGCTCCTCGACCAGACTTCGACCGACTCGCCGCCGGGCTTTCCGCCGCCACCGCTGATCCGCTATCCCGCTTGGGCCGCGCCGATTCTGTCGCACGGGCTACTCTATGTCCGCGGTCGTGATCGGCTGGTGTGCTTGGAGCTGATTCCGCGGAAGTGAAACGAGGTGGGCGACGCTTATACTAGCCCGTAGCGCCAGCGAGGGAAAGAGGACGTTGGCTTACAGCGAGGAGTTCAAACTCTCGGTTGCTCTGCGTTGAGGGCAACTGAGAGTTTGATCTTCCTCGGTACGCGACGTCAACTCTCCCTCGCTGGCGCTACGGGCTAGTGTGGGAAAAACAGCGAGGGCTACTCGGTTTTCTTCTTCAAGACGAACATGTTGGCCTTGTTATCTTTGGTCGATTCGAGCTTCTCGGGGTAGTCGGCGGAGCCTTCGTCCATTACGTAGACCATCGTCAGCTTGTCGTCCTTCATTTCCATCAGCCCTTTGGCCTTAGGGCCGGCGCCGAAAGGGGACTCCGTCATTTCCATGTCGAACTTGACCGGCCACTTGTCGCCGTCGAGTTTGTACTTCATCACGAACTTCCCGGCGGTCTCTTCGCCTTGCAGCGTGATGGTCTCGTCGGTGATCGTGATTGTCCCCTTGAGGCGGTCTTCCGTCACTTTCTCGCCCAACTTCAGACCGGATTCGTATCCCACTTGCCGACGATCGCCTTGGCGTCGAACTTGGCCTCGTCTTCCTGCTTGTCTTCAGCCCAGGCGGTCGCGGTGAGGCTCAAACAGAGGGCCGCCAACGTCATCCACTTGTACATCCCAGATCTCCGTCAATGCTTCCAGGGTTAGCTGCCTGTCCCGTCGCGCGGCGGGAATTCAGGTTGCGCACCGCGCGCGGGGCGATTCGCCGCCGCGCAGGTTGCATTAAGCCTACGCAGTCCGCCCTGGAACCGCCAGCCGGAATTATCGAATCCGGAAATGAGCGTTTCGTGAGCGCCGCCGCGTCAAGCTGATCGTCGCCGGCTCAGAGTGTACGCGGAAACGACCCGGAATCACGCGAAATGCCGTTGGCATGACGATTGCTATGGTCATTTCATCACGATCGAAGCCACCACCTTCGGTCCTTCACCACAACGCACACCTGTCAGGTAGGAGTATTCCATGGGTCTGGGAACCATTCTGCTCATCGTCGTCATACTACTGTTGCTCGGCGCCGCGCCGACGTGGCCGCACAGTCGCAACTGGGGTTACGGTCCGAGCGGCCTGCTGGGCCTGGTGCTCGTGATTATCCTGATCCTGGCCTTGCTCGGGCGATTGCCCTGGTAGCCATGCGGCCGGTCGGCCCGGCGGAGAGGACGTTGCTTCAACTTCCATCCAAAACGAAGTTAGCTCGCGCGACGCATCACTGCCCCGAGCGCCGCGCGGGCGCACTAACTTCCGTGTTTGGGTCGAGTCACCCGACCGCAACGTCCTCTTCCCCGGGCTGAATCGACTGTTGTCTGGCTGAGTAGAGTCGCGTCAAAATCACACTCGCGATGACAGCGAGCGCCGCGCCGAGGCCAAATGCTCCGGCCGCGCCATGGCTTCTGTAAAGTGCGCCGCAGAGCAAATTGGCCGGCAGCGCGACGATGCCCAAGGCAAAGTTGAACCAACCGAACGCCAGTCCGCGTCGCGCGCCCGCGTATTCCGCGACGAGTGTTTTTTCGGCCGGCTCGGTGACGGCGTAATGCAACGCATACACGCCGAACAGCGCCCAGGCGTGCCAGGCCGCCGTGGCGAAGGCAAAGCCAGCGTAGATCAAAGCATAAGCAATCCATCCACCGAGGAGCATCGGTCGTGGCCCAACGCGATCGGTGATTCGTCCCGCGATCAGATTGCCGCCGCTCTTCATCAGATGAAAAGCGCACCACAGCGTCGGCAGCCATACCGGCGCGACGCCAAGCTCTTCGGCGCGGACTAGCAGGAACGCGTCGCTGGAATTGCCCAGCGTGAATACAACGATCGCCGCCAGCAGCCAGCGAAATCGCGGATCGAAATGGCTACGCGACGCCGAGCGATGGACGGGCTCGGAAGCCGAAGCCGGCCTCGTATTTACTTGCGGCGATGATTCTCGGGGCGGTTCGCGCAAGCCGAAGATGGCGATCGACACCACCAGCAGGCCGGGAATCAGTGTCAGCAAGAACAGCGCCCGATATTCGCCCGGCCACAGGAACAGGAATCCGGTCGCCAGTAGCGGCCCGATCGCAGCGCCGAGGTGATCCATCGCGCGGTGGAAGCCAAACGCCCGCCCGCGAATTCCCGGAGGCACCGACTCGGCGATCAACGCATCGCGCGGCGCGGTCCGCACTCCCTTCCCGACGCGATCGGAAAATCGCGCGGCGAGCACGTGCCAGGGCGCGGCGGCGATACCGATCAACGGCCGCGCCAGGGCCGCTAACAAGTAGCCAAAAACGACAAATCCCTTGCGCCGTCCCAAGCGATCGGACCAGGCGCCGGCAAACAACTTCAACAGGCTCGCGGTCGACTCGGCGATCCCTTCAATCACGCCAAGGAATAGCTTGTCACCTCCCAGCACGCCCAACAAGAACTTGGGCAACAGCGGAAAGATCATCTCGCTGGCGATGTCGTTGACCAGGCTGGTCAAGCCCAGCAGGCGGACATTGCGCGGGAGCGCCGTAGACGGCGGAGTCTCGTCCGGAATGCTCACACGAAGAACTTCTTGGCCGGCACGGCGAATTCCTCGCCGAGCACCTCCGGCAGCTTCAATTCCGCATCGCCGGACAAAGATTCCGGCTGGCGATCGCCGCGGAAAACCTGAATGGTTTCACGCGCGGGATCAAACACGCAGACGACGATCACGCCGGCGCGGAAGTACTCGGTCACTTTCTCCAGGACTTCCGCCCAAACGTCGCTGGGCGATAGGACTTCACATGCGAGGGGCGGGACGGCCTTCCAGTAACCCGGCGGAAACGGCTTCTCGGGGATTTGATCGTGCCGGTAAAACGCGATATCGGGGCCGCGAACCGAGTCTGGATCCCGCGCAGTGATACAGCCGCTGTCGTTTCCGACAACTCGACCAATGTCGTGGGTTGCCAGGTAGGAGCGAAGGATGAATCCAATTTCGATACAAACAAGTCCGTGCGGCTGTCCCGGCGGCGTCATATAAATAATCCTTCCCTGCACCAATTCCTTCGGCTGATCGCCGCGTGGAATGGCAAAAAACTCTTCGGCGGTAAGTAATGCTTCAATCGTTGCCATATGCTTCCAACTCCGCGTGTCTCGATACGAGCGCGATAGCGCTCGTTCCACTACTATCATACTTCTCCCAAATATGGACCGGCAATAGAAACCCCCTCCCTCTGCGTCTCAGCGCCTCCGCGGTTCAAAGCGTATCGAGCCCTATTCCCCGAGCACGTAAGAAAAAATCAGCGGCGCCACGATCGACGCGTCCGAGTTGATCATGAACTTCGGCGCTTCGGGGTCCAGCTTGTGCCAGGTGATTTTTTCGTTCGGGACCGCGCCGGAGTACGAACCGTACGACGTGGTCGAGTCCGAGATCTGAGCGAAGTAGCTCCACAGCCGGACTTTCTTTTCCAGGTCCTGGATGATCAGCGGCACGGCGCAGATCGCGAAGTCCCCCGCGATGCCGCCGGCGATTTGGAAGAAGCCGATCTCGTGCTTCGGTGTGTTCTCCAAGTACCAGCGGACCAGGTGCTCCATCTGCTGCGTGCCGGACTTGATCGCTGAGTGACTCTTCACTTCCCCTTCCAACACGCGGGCGGCGAAAATATTTCCGAGCGTCGAATCTTCGAAGCCCGGCGTGTAGACCGGAATCTTCATCTCGTAGGCGGCCCAGACCCAGGAGTGCTCCTTCGGCAAGTGGCGGACGCGGTCGATCACGCCGTCGTCGAAGAGCCGATAGAAGTATTCGGTCGAGAAGTACGACTCGCCCTTGTTCGCGGCCTCGACCCAGTACTCCAGCAATTTGCCCTCGATATCGCGGATCACCGTTTCCGGGATGCAGGTATCGGTCACGCGATTG
The nucleotide sequence above comes from Planctomycetia bacterium. Encoded proteins:
- a CDS encoding deoxyhypusine synthase family protein, with translation MSVKEFMRKHYLHFNARETVAAAEAWCELIDGGGKMLLAMAGAMSTAELGISLAKMIRAGKVHAISTTAANFEEDIFNLVAHRDYKVVPDWRALSTEAEVELRDAGFNRVTDTCIPETVIRDIEGKLLEYWVEAANKGESYFSTEYFYRLFDDGVIDRVRHLPKEHSWVWAAYEMKIPVYTPGFEDSTLGNIFAARVLEGEVKSHSAIKSGTQQMEHLVRWYLENTPKHEIGFFQIAGGIAGDFAICAVPLIIQDLEKKVRLWSYFAQISDSTTSYGSYSGAVPNEKITWHKLDPEAPKFMINSDASIVAPLIFSYVLGE
- a CDS encoding PQQ-binding-like beta-propeller repeat protein, which gives rise to MRWLSFFLALALVSFTVASGFAAETVAFDPAKDDFPEDLRTRRTGQDWPAFLGPHGDSKSSERGILAPWPAEGPPIVWQHRVDTGYGMPNISRGRLFQFERIRDQAVLICLQSETGEELWRFAYSTDYQDLYGYDNGPRCSPVVDGGRVYLLGAEGMLHCVRAIDGALVWKINTQTQFGVVQNFFGVGSTPVIFEDLLLVQIGGSALADQAAAPGRLDQVDGAGSGVVAFDKYTGAVRYKLADELASYAGPTLANINGRDWCLVFARGGLFGFDPRAGKLDFQFPWRAKILESVNASNPVVVGDQVLISETYGPGAALLKVRPGGYDVVWSDEDRTIRNKRLQTHWNTPIHVDGYVYASSGRHSENAELRCLEFATGNVKWSEPGLTRSSLLYVDGHFICLAERGMLSLLKPNPERYEEISRVMLLDQTSTDSPPGFPPPPLIRYPAWAAPILSHGLLYVRGRDRLVCLELIPRK
- a CDS encoding Uma2 family endonuclease; amino-acid sequence: MATIEALLTAEEFFAIPRGDQPKELVQGRIIYMTPPGQPHGLVCIEIGFILRSYLATHDIGRVVGNDSGCITARDPDSVRGPDIAFYRHDQIPEKPFPPGYWKAVPPLACEVLSPSDVWAEVLEKVTEYFRAGVIVVCVFDPARETIQVFRGDRQPESLSGDAELKLPEVLGEEFAVPAKKFFV
- a CDS encoding DUF3309 family protein; translation: MGLGTILLIVVILLLLGAAPTWPHSRNWGYGPSGLLGLVLVIILILALLGRLPW
- a CDS encoding MFS transporter: MSIPDETPPSTALPRNVRLLGLTSLVNDIASEMIFPLLPKFLLGVLGGDKLFLGVIEGIAESTASLLKLFAGAWSDRLGRRKGFVVFGYLLAALARPLIGIAAAPWHVLAARFSDRVGKGVRTAPRDALIAESVPPGIRGRAFGFHRAMDHLGAAIGPLLATGFLFLWPGEYRALFLLTLIPGLLVVSIAIFGLREPPRESSPQVNTRPASASEPVHRSASRSHFDPRFRWLLAAIVVFTLGNSSDAFLLVRAEELGVAPVWLPTLWCAFHLMKSGGNLIAGRITDRVGPRPMLLGGWIAYALIYAGFAFATAAWHAWALFGVYALHYAVTEPAEKTLVAEYAGARRGLAFGWFNFALGIVALPANLLCGALYRSHGAAGAFGLGAALAVIASVILTRLYSARQQSIQPGEEDVAVG